A part of Drosophila ananassae strain 14024-0371.13 chromosome 2R, ASM1763931v2, whole genome shotgun sequence genomic DNA contains:
- the LOC6493197 gene encoding protein henna produces MYQRQVSFDKPTRMEDSAYIAEGVDIQEARNTCLLFSPKDSSLSSGALANILAIFKTHDINLVHIESRSSLRVPGYEFFVECDGKSGALGKAIEDVKEQCSYFNIISRDYKDNATAVPWFPRRIRDLDRFANQILSYGSELDADHPGFTDQEYRKRRKYFADIAYNYKHGEPLPHVDYNKEEIETWGIIFRNLTKLYKTHACREYNHVFPLLVDNCGFREDNIPQLEDVSNFLRDCTGFTLRPVAGLLSSRDFLAGLAFRVFHSTQYIRHPSKPMYTPEPDVCHELLGHVPLFADPAFAQFSQEIGLASLGAPDDYIEKLSTIFWFTVEYGLCRQEGELKAYGAGLLSSYGELEYCLTDKPQLKDFEPEVTGITKYPITQFQPVYYVADSFESAKEKTIKFANSIPRPFGVRYNAYTQSVEVLDSKPQISNLMETINSEFQILQNAIVKLRV; encoded by the exons ATGTACCAACGACAGGTCTCCTTTGATAAG CCAACTCGCATGGAGGATTCGGCTTACATTGCCGAGGGTGTGGACATTCAGGAGGCGAGGAACACCTGTCTGCTGTTCTCCCCAAAGGACTCGTCGCTGTCCAGCGGAGCTCTGGCCAATATCCTGGCCATTTTCAAGACGCACGACATCAACCTGGTGCACATTGAATCGCGATCCTCGCTTCGTGTTCCCGGCTACGAATTCTTCGTGGAGTGCGACGGCAAGTCTGGGGCCTTGGGCAAGGCTATCGAGGACGTGAAGGAGCAGTGCAGCTACTTCAATATCATTTCGCGGGACTACAAGGACAATGCCACCGCCGTGCCCTGGTTTCCGAGGCGTATCCGTGATCTGGATCGCTTTGCCAATCAGATTCTGAGCTATGGCTCCGAGCTGGACGCCGATCATCCGGGATTCACCGACCAGGAGTACCGCAAGCGCCGCAAATACTTCGCCGACATTGCCTACAACTACAAGCACGGCGAGCCCTTGCCACATGTGGACTACAACAAGGAGGAGATCGAGACATGGGGCATCATCTTCCGGAACCTGACCAAGCTCTACAAGACTCATGCCTGCCGGGAGTACAACCATGTCTTCCCCCTCCTGGTCGACAACTGTGGATTCCGCGAGGATAATATTCCGCAACTGGAGGATGTTTCCAACTTCTTGAGAG ATTGTACTGGTTTTACCCTACGTCCTGTGGCTGGACTTCTTAGCTCTCGGGATTTCCTGGCCGGACTTGCCTTCCGCGTCTTCCACTCCACCCAATACATCCGTCACCCCAGCAAGCCCATGTACACCCCCGAGCCGGATGTCTGCCACGAGCTTTTGGGCCATGTTCCCCTGTTTGCCGATCCGGCTTTTGCCCAGTTCAGTCAGGAGATCGGATTGGCCTCCCTGGGAGCTCCAGACGACTACATTGAAAAGCTGTCCACT ATCTTTTGGTTTACTGTAGAGTACGGTTTGTGCCGCCAGGAGGGTGAACTGAAGGCCTACGGAGCTGGCCTGCTCTCCTCCTACGGAGAGCTGGAGTACTGCCTCACGGACAAGCCCCAGCTGAAGGACTTCGAGCCGGAGGTCACTGGCATCACCAAATACCCGATTACCCAGTTCCAGCCAGTGTACTATGTGGCCGATAGTTTTGAAAGTGCCAAGGAGAAGACTAT taaaTTCGCCAACTCGATTCCCCGTCCCTTCGGTGTCCGATACAATGCCTACACCCAGAGTGTTGAGGTTCTGGACTCCAAGCCGCAGATCTCGAACCTGATGGAGACCATCAACTCCGAGTTCCAGATCCTCCAGAACGCCATTGTCAAGTTGCGAGTTTGA